The following nucleotide sequence is from Lytechinus variegatus isolate NC3 chromosome 12, Lvar_3.0, whole genome shotgun sequence.
GATGTCTTTCTCGGATGCGAACTTTTCACGAAACTGCTGATTATGTCGCACGACATGGTGCAAAATCAAACCATAAAATATCAGGGTAAGCAGAAGGATTGTAGCAACAAATATTCCTTGAGAGGCTACGTAGTAAAGCGCTGGCCTGGTGACCCCAAGGAAAGCACATATCCCATAATATGTGGAATACCCAAGTCTTCCGACACCTAGAACAGGTGGTAAAATCATGTATGCAGCCGAAAACATCCAGATGACCAGAGCCACAGAGACGATCTTCCTAGGGGTATGGAAACCTTGGTGCCCGCGTATAGATCTGGTTATGACATACCTCCGAATGAACCCGATCACTACAAGGGTCGAAGCACTGCATAAGATGCAGGTATGAAGCACACCTGCCACATAGGCGCAGACGCTTTCATGGAGTGGGTACTGTCCAGTTTGACTTAGTAAACCAATGACTAGAAATGGAAAGCATGCGCAGGATAAGAGATCGGCGACAGCGAGATTGACCACCAAGATGTTGGTGATCGTACAAAGCTTCTTCGTGGTGATGACGGAGATGATGACGAGAGAGTTGCCAAAAAGACCAATTATTGAGGATGCTATCAACATAGATGCTACAATCACTCGATTGTGAAACGCTATGGTAGAAGCTACTGTGGCGGTTTCTACAGTTGATTCCATCGtaagttgatttaaatcaagCTTACAaacgatatgaaaaaaataaaccctTATTAAGATGGAGTGCTGTTCAAATTAAATCATCAACCAACCTATGTCGTTTATAAATAATCTAGTGTCAAAGAATGTAAAAGTTTTCccataaaaaatcatgataatgtcaATGTATGATTCATGAATTTGATGAGATAGCACATCTATATAAGCTTTATTACTTGGACATTAAATTTACATCATAATACAAGTATGCGTTTCTTAATCATTCGACATTCCGACGTGCGCAACCATTTTCTTGCTTTTCTTGATTTCATACTTTCCGAAGATTTCTATGAAGGTTTATCGAAATAACTTTCATTATCTGATCAGAGTATGTTTGAAAGCCGTATCACGTACATGACTGCATGATTTAGTCAAGCAAAAGTAATTCCATTTGCGAAGCCATTCTCCTCCCCTTTTTCGTATTCAAGTATTTATATTCTGATGCTCTTCAATTTCTAGCTCTTACCTTCACACATATAGTTTATATTGCCTCATTGTTTTGCCAACGAAATGGCGGGAAATATTTATGAACATGAATTCATAACCGTCTGTCGTTGAAAGATATTACATTATGATAGATACTCCTTGGGAAATAGTCACGGGTGAAGTAAATGGAAAGAATAGTCGTTGTTAAAATAAAAGTTCTGGGATACTCTGATTTTGAATAGGTCACACAAATACAATTCTCTCAACTATCATGCAGAATTCGCATACATTCAAATACCAAATGACCCACTCTATATAATATTCTGTAATGTATGTATACATAATAAATAGAAACGCtctgaaggaaaaaaagatcTTTTAGATTTGTACATTAAGTCTTTTAACACTAAACCACGCCATATTGTCCGTCCCCAGCATaacctacaaaaaaaaaacccgattGGCCTACAATTTTGTCTAAATATTGTAGTTTGTTTAGAAATAATGTAACGTTTATCATAAAACATATGGTTTATTTAAGGGATGTTCTACCATTAGCTTATACCATATGTGAATCATTGAATAAAATGTGTTCTGTAATCTTAAATCAACGATGACAAGCTATTGGGCTTATTAGAGCAACCTGCAAGAAAGGAcaaaaatacattgaaatacACGTTTACTATATCGGGCATTGTAGGGCCAAAATGATTGTTTatccccccctaaaaaaaatgagCGTTCGTATCTTACTAATGGCAATCACAGGACAATGATTGATCAAATTGATCATTGAAATTCATCTGGCTAAAAGGTGTAAAACCCAAAGCTACTGATTAAGTGAACCTAATGTCATTTTGTGCGTATATTATCCAGAAAATGCGGTGCCAATTCTGTCCAGAATGTTCTTTCCAACTTTGGTGTTTTACGCAAAGGTaaacataactttttttgttatttgtttggcgtcatcagtgcctgggaggcgaaaagcgaactgaatcactctgaaccgcaggtctctcctccagatataactgattggggggaatgcaggtggaccactaccccgggtttccccctactcttatacgaatagtgcagtgggttcttaacgtgcaaaggtggtgactctcctctacacggggcctccatttgacgtcctatccgagggacggagtgttttccattttaacatagcctgcatctatgaaacatgggagagacgtttacacccaacgcactggcttccgtcatccgcccggggtggactcgaacccacgatctttggttcgacgggcagacgcgttaccgactgagccaagaCCGCTCTCTTGATTGatagaaaatatatatgcaACAAACTTCGGAATTTTCTTCGCTTACATCCACATAGTTCCAGACATTTCACGTTTAAATGTCGTCAAATCCATTTCTGTCGAAAGTGTCCTCTTcgaaaaaagtaaggagttgACAGAGTATGTTACTAAAAGATTGAACTCAAATATAGATTATAAAGTATTTATCCTCATGTCGAACAAATCAAAAAGTAATTTGACATGTTTGTAATAACACaaggccccccccaaaaaaaaaatatttatcttctgcAAAGGAGATAGTTTGGTTACCAGATTGCAAAATAAACCGTAAACACACTCTTATTAGGTGCTAGTATCTGTTTATTCACCAAGTAAAAATGTCTTCGCACCAACTGTGTTGTGAAATGAGAAGACCATGATGAGTAtaccaaaattttatcaaattgtttAGTTCACCATCTTTGCCAATTACGATGAAACCTTTCTTGTCTTACATGTCCTAGGCTAGGGTCAAACCTAAGTTTCGATTATCAGAAACCTCAAATCAAGCTACATCCCTTTCTCTTGAAGATTAGACCATCCCTTATCTATTGAATTTCGTTCTTGTGGTATTTGGCATATTTCTGCACTGTaccacaaaaatgaaatttcaactAATTATTCAGGAAATCTAATTCTAAACGAATCTCTATGATTGTAAAAGGTGATTCGCCCTATTTAATAAAAGGAACTTGCCTTACGCTTTGAATTACCTCAGATCAATGTTTCCTTTCATATTACTTCGAAACGTATTCTAGAGGTGCACGGCGACAGCAGAGGATTCTTTTGAAGGCTTCTTGAAAGTTGGGATGCTTTAGGCCATAGACGATGGGATTGATCGCACTgtttgtcatcatgaccatGTAACCATAGAGGGTGGACAGACTGCTTCCTGGAATGATGAAGTTCACGCTAGATGCCAAGAAACAAACGATGAAGATACAGACAACCAAGAACACATTCTTAGTGATCTCGACCTCCTTCTGGTTGATGGCCTTGATCATGGGAGTTGGGGAATCGGGCGAGGAGGAACCTTTGCTTTGGTTGGCGTCACCCGAAGTAGAAAAGACATCTTTCTCGGATGCGAACTTTTCACGAAACTGCTGATTGTGTCGCATGACATGGTGCAAAATCAAACCATAAAACATGAGGGTAAGCAGAAGGATTGTAGCAAACAGGATTCCTTGAGAGGTAACGTAGTAAAACGCTGGCCTGGTGACAACGAGGAAAGCACATATCCCATAATATGTGGAATACCCAAGTTTTCCGACACCTAAAACAGGTGGTAATATCATGTATGCAGCCGAAAACATCCAGATGACCAGAGCCACAGAGATGATCTTCCTAGGGGTATGGAAACCTTGGTGTCCGCGTATAGATCTGGTTATGACATACCTCCGAATGAACCCGATCACAACAAGGGTCGAAGCGCTGCATAAGACGCAGGTATGAAGCACACATACTACAGAGGCGCAGATGCTTTCATGGAGTGGGTACTGCCCAGTTTGACTTAATAAACCAATGACTAGAAATGGAAAGCATGCGCAGGATAAGAGATCGGTGACAGCGAGATTGACCACCAAGATGTTGGTGATCGTACGAAGCTTCTTCGTGGTGATGACGGAGATGATGACGAGAGAGTTGCCAAAAAGACCAATAATTGACGATGCTATAAAAATAGATGCTACAATCACTCGATGGTGAAACGCTAT
It contains:
- the LOC121425364 gene encoding lateral eye opsin-like; its protein translation is MESTVETATVASTIAFHNRVIVASMLIASSIIGLFGNSLVIISVITTKKLCTITNILVVNLAVADLLSCACFPFLVIGLLSQTGQYPLHESVCAYVAGVLHTCILCSASTLVVIGFIRRYVITRSIRGHQGFHTPRKIVSVALVIWMFSAAYMILPPVLGVGRLGYSTYYGICAFLGVTRPALYYVASQGIFVATILLLTLIFYGLILHHVVRHNQQFREKFASEKDISSTSSDANQNKGSSSSDFPTPMIKAINQKEVEITKNVFFVVCIFIVCFLASSVNFIILGSSLSTLYGYMVMMINSAINSIVYGLKHPNFQEAFKRILCCRRAPQEFVSK
- the LOC121424819 gene encoding rhodopsin, GQ-coupled-like, which produces MESTEETATVPSTIAFHHRVIVASIFIASSIIGLFGNSLVIISVITTKKLRTITNILVVNLAVTDLLSCACFPFLVIGLLSQTGQYPLHESICASVVCVLHTCVLCSASTLVVIGFIRRYVITRSIRGHQGFHTPRKIISVALVIWMFSAAYMILPPVLGVGKLGYSTYYGICAFLVVTRPAFYYVTSQGILFATILLLTLMFYGLILHHVMRHNQQFREKFASEKDVFSTSGDANQSKGSSSPDSPTPMIKAINQKEVEITKNVFLVVCIFIVCFLASSVNFIIPGSSLSTLYGYMVMMTNSAINPIVYGLKHPNFQEAFKRILCCRRAPLEYVSK